The following coding sequences are from one Diprion similis isolate iyDipSimi1 chromosome 9, iyDipSimi1.1, whole genome shotgun sequence window:
- the LOC124410444 gene encoding regulatory-associated protein of mTOR isoform X5: MVIGDLFYSPTMSESVDSRNGDEHDQHNNTQPDDVDWKLPIAFNKPRHTATIEGVNCITQTWRMKERMKTVSVALVLCLNVGVDPPDVVKTQPCARLECWIDPQLMSPQKALEMIGKNLQLQYERWQPRARYKQSLDPTVEEVKKLCTSLRRNAKEERVLFHYNGHGVPKPTSNGEIWVFNRTYTQYIPLSVYDLQTWMGAPSIYVYDCSNAGIIVDSFQQFAEQHEREYEMEKQAVQHNRTASVASTSAPSYKNCIQLAACAANQILPMNPDLPADIFTACLTTPITIALRWFVMQNTSKLVPKVSLDLIDKIPGQLTDRRTMLGELNWVFTAITDTIAWNTLPRDLFQRLFRQDLLVASLFRNFLLAERILRSYDCTPVSFPKLPPTFQHPMWQAWDFALDLCLAQLPTVLESEILFVHSPFFEEQLTAFQVWLTLGSKSRNPPEQLPIVLQVLLSQVHRLRALELLGKFLDLGPWAVNLALSVGIFPYVLKLLQSNARELRPLLVFIWAKILAVDSTCQADLVRDHGHKYFLSVLQDPTIPSEHRTLAAFVLASIVNNYPAGQEAALKGSLVSICLEQLGDPNPLLRQWLCLCLARLWHNYDKARWCGVRDIAHEKLYTLLQDPIPEVRAAAVYALGTFINSVTKRSEHANNIDQIIAMTLINTVSHDMSPLVRKELVVALQWMVLHFENSFVTLAVAEESSRRDPVVETLSPFTGQSSFGNLPSLSYGSVYMKLWHGLCSLDSDPHPSVASMSQKVTNHIRNQVKESSAPKEVTDTKIQSSLSLPPSPSSRTSFLTKGESLPTVSATSDILRPPRVPSHGSRTRKTPPINTITEEADEVSGVKNPLTTSLFVEWSCAQFAQPVSLESETESTNDIESRAHYEREWRYLRNKKQRRDAKEEQIRVARGRLESQVFHTRSPQPPEVVTFHPFDKHLAVAAKDCFGIWDWQTGTRLTYCTSRGSKMTRVTALGFINSHDVALLMTGSDDGSVRIWKNYCNMLGRDPTLLTAWQALADAQPASKSPSAGVPGSTVHNLASAGLITSWEQRSLTLAVTGDVRIVRLWDAETELKKQDIPTGADICATCLDTDDSGALMALGCGDGSVRLFDRRLPPHEARVMTWREHTAWVLGAYFRGTATGAPRLITGSLSGDIRFFDLRKNSSVNTVQTAQGITAMAVHNVADIFTCASMNQCISVYNMSGQNLNAIKSYEGFMGTRIGPVSCLNFHPYRVVLAAGCMDSSVSVYASEPRR; this comes from the exons ATGGTTATTGGTGATTTATTTTACTCGCCAACAATGTCGGAGAGCGTGGATAGCCGAAACGGGGACGAACACGATCAGCATAATAATACACAGCCAGACGACGTCGACTGGAAATTACCAATCGCTTTCAACAAACCGAGGCACACAGCGACGATCGAAGGGGTTAATTGCATCACGCAGACATGGCGAATGAAGGAACGG ATGAAAACTGTGAGCGTCGCGCTCGTTTTATGCCTCAATGTTGGCGTCGATCCACCGGACGTCGTCAAAACTCAACCCTGTGCTCGACTCGAGTGTTGGATCG ACCCACAGCTGATGAGCCCGCAAAAGGCTCTAGAGATGATAGGAAAGAACCTTCAACTGCAGTATGAGCGATGGCAACCACGTGCGAGGTACAAGCAAAGCCTTGATCCGACTGTCGAGGAAGTAAAAAAACTATGCACGTCATTGCGTCGCAATGCCAAGGAGGAGAGGGTTCTATTCCACTATAACGGTCACGGAGTTCCTAAACCCACTAGCAATGGAGAAATATGGGTTTTCAACAGG acGTACACCCAGTACATTCCTCTGTCGGTGTATGATCTGCAAACATGGATGGGAGCACCTTCTATCTATGTATACGACTGTTCGAATGCTGGAATCATCGTTGATTCCTTTCAACAGTTTGCCGAACAGCATGAGCGGGAATATGAG atgGAAAAGCAGGCAGTTCAGCACAATAGAACAGCGAGTGTAGCCAGTACAAGTGCCCCTTCCTACAAGAATTGTATACAGTTGGCAGCTTGTGCTGCTAATCAAATACTCCCGATGAATCCTGATTTGCCTGCAGATATATTCACAGCTTGTCTTACAACCCCCATTACAATCGCATTACGCTG GTTTGTCATGCAGAATACATCAAAATTAGTGCCTAAGGTGTCTCTGGACCTGATTGATAA AATACCAGGTCAGTTAACAGATCGCAGGACAATGCTGGGTGAACTAAATTGGGTCTTTACGGCCATAACAGACACCATTGCTTGGAATACGTTACCTAGAG ATCTGTTCCAAAGATTATTTAGACAAGACTTACTAGTAGCTAGTTTATTTAGAAACTTTTTATTGGCGGAAAGGATCCTTCGATCCTATGATTGTACGCCTGTTTCATTCCCAAAACTACCACCAACGTTTCAA CACCCAATGTGGCAGGCTTGGGATTTTGCTCTTGACCTTTGTTTAGCGCAACTACCAACGGTATTAGAATCGGAGATTTTATTCGTTCACTCGCCATTTTTCGAAGAACAACTCACAGCCTTCCAAGTATGGCTTACGTTGGGTTCAAAGTCTCGCAACCCTCCCGAACAGCTGCCGATTGTATTACAAGTGCTGCTGAGCCAAGTACACAGGCTCAGAGCTTTGGAGTTGCTTGGAAAGTTCCTTGACCTCGGACCATGGGCCGTAAACCTGGCCCTAAGCGTTGGGATATTTCCTTATGTTTTGAAGTTACTGCAGAGCAATGCACGAGAATTAAGACCCTTGCTAGTTTTCATATGGGCGAAAATCCTTGCCGTGGACAGT ACGTGTCAGGCAGACCTAGTGCGTGACCATGggcataaatattttctttccgttCTTCAAGATCCTACAATACCG AGCGAGCACCGAACTTTAGCAGCGTTTGTCTTGGCTAGTATCGTAAACAACTATCCAGCAGGGCAGGAAGCTGCTCTGAAAGGCAGTCTGGTGTCAATTTGTCTGGAGCAACTAGGTGACCCAAATCCTCTACTACGACAGTGGCTATGCCTCTGCCTTGCCAGACTTTGGCATAATTACGATAAAGCTAGGTGGTGCGGAGTCAGAGATATTGCGCATGAAAAACTCTATACTCTGTTGCAAGATCCAATACCAGAG GTCAGAGCAGCTGCGGTCTACGCTTTAGGAACATTCATAAACAGTGTTACTAAAAGGAGTGAACATGCCAATAACATCGATCAAATCATTGCCATGACACTTATAAACACTGTTAGCCATGATATGAGCCCTCTTGTGAGAAAG GAACTAGTGGTCGCTTTGCAATGGATGGTGCTACATTTTGAAAACTCGTTTGTAACTTTGGCAGTTGCTGAAGAAAGTAGTAGGCGGGATCCGGTCGTCGAGACTTTATCTCCATTCACAG GTCAATCATCATTTGGTAATCTTCCAAGCTTGTCTTACGGAAGCGTGTACATGAAATTGTGGCATGGTCTCTGTAGCCTCGATAGTGATCCGCATCCTTCGGTCGCTTCAATGTCTCAGAAAGTTACGAACCACATTCGTAATCAG GTCAAAGAGTCTTCAGCACCAAAAGAGGTAACGGATACGAAGATACAGTCGTCACTGTCGCTTCCACCGTCGCCATCTAGTCGGACTAGCTTTCTGAC TAAGGGAGAGTCTCTTCCTACAGTCAGCGCAACCTCAGATATTCTACGACCTCCCAGGGTACCATCACACGGAAGTCGGACCAGAAAAACACCTCCGATTAATACA ATAACTGAAGAGGCTGATGAAGTTTCGGGTGTCAAAAATCCACTGACAACGTCTTTATTTGTCGAATGGAGTTGTGCCCAATTTGCCCAACCAGTCAGTTTAGAGAGTGAAACAGAATCTACCAATGACATAGAGAGTAGAGCTCATTATGAACGGGAGTGGAG ATATCTTCGAAACAAGAAACAACGAAGAGATGCAAAAGAGGAACAGATCAGAGTTGCGCGAGGAAGATTAGAGTCTCAGGTCTTTCATACACGAAGCCCTCAACCTCCTGAAGTTGTTACTTTCCACCCATTTGACAAGCATCTCGCTGTTGCAGCAAAAGATTGTTTCGG AATATGGGACTGGCAAACCGGTACAAGACTCACGTACTGCACAAGCCGCGGGAGTAAAATGACTCGGGTAACTGCATTAGGTTTCATAAATTCTCACGACGTTGCACTTTTGATGACTGGATCTGATGACGGCTCTGTAAgaatatggaaaaattattgtaacatGTTGGGTCGTGATCCTACGCTCCTCACAGCTTGGCAAGCCTTAGCAGATGCACAACCTGCTTCAAAGAGTCCCAGTg CTGGTGTCCCTGGTTCAACAGTACACAATTTAGCTTCAGCCGGCCTTATTACCAGCTGGGAACAGCGCTCGCTAACACTAGCTGTTACTGGCGACGTGCGCATCGTGCGACTTTGGGACGCTGAAACTGAATTGAAGAAACAAGATATACCTACCGGCGCGGATATCTGTGCTACGTGTTTAGACACAGATGATTCTG GCGCCTTGATGGCTTTGGGATGCGGTGATGGATCTGTGCGTCTCTTCGATCGTCGCCTTCCGCCTCATGAAGCGAGAGTTATGACATGGAGAGAACACACAGCCTGGGTTCTTGGTGCTTACTTCAGGGGTACAGCGACAGGTGCCCCCCGACTCATCACAGGTTCATTATCTGGAGATATTCGATTCTTCGATCTCAGAAAGAATTCATCTGTAAATACAGTTCAAACTGCCCAAGGAATAACTGCTATGGCTGTTCATAATGTTGCAGACATTTTTACCTG TGCATCTATGAACCAATGCATCAGTGTTTACAATATGTCAGGCCAAAATTTGAACGCAATAAAGTCCTACGAAGGTTTCATGGGTACTCGAATCGGTCCAGTCAGCTGTCTCAACTTCCATCCATACAGAGTGGTACTGGCAGCAGGCTGCATGGACAGTTCCGTATCCGTTTACGCTTCCGAGCCACGCAGATGA
- the LOC124410444 gene encoding regulatory-associated protein of mTOR isoform X6 produces the protein MANEGTDPQLMSPQKALEMIGKNLQLQYERWQPRARYKQSLDPTVEEVKKLCTSLRRNAKEERVLFHYNGHGVPKPTSNGEIWVFNRTYTQYIPLSVYDLQTWMGAPSIYVYDCSNAGIIVDSFQQFAEQHEREYEMEKQAVQHNRTASVASTSAPSYKNCIQLAACAANQILPMNPDLPADIFTACLTTPITIALRWFVMQNTSKLVPKVSLDLIDKIPGQLTDRRTMLGELNWVFTAITDTIAWNTLPRDLFQRLFRQDLLVASLFRNFLLAERILRSYDCTPVSFPKLPPTFQHPMWQAWDFALDLCLAQLPTVLESEILFVHSPFFEEQLTAFQVWLTLGSKSRNPPEQLPIVLQVLLSQVHRLRALELLGKFLDLGPWAVNLALSVGIFPYVLKLLQSNARELRPLLVFIWAKILAVDSTCQADLVRDHGHKYFLSVLQDPTIPSEHRTLAAFVLASIVNNYPAGQEAALKGSLVSICLEQLGDPNPLLRQWLCLCLARLWHNYDKARWCGVRDIAHEKLYTLLQDPIPEVRAAAVYALGTFINSVTKRSEHANNIDQIIAMTLINTVSHDMSPLVRKELVVALQWMVLHFENSFVTLAVAEESSRRDPVVETLSPFTGMRRIGSRDRLKVLSPNNAYGTDTTDFSQDRMKRVSSSSSISSLGNNWEFVRKPCESIGQSSFGNLPSLSYGSVYMKLWHGLCSLDSDPHPSVASMSQKVTNHIRNQVKESSAPKEVTDTKIQSSLSLPPSPSSRTSFLTKGESLPTVSATSDILRPPRVPSHGSRTRKTPPINTITEEADEVSGVKNPLTTSLFVEWSCAQFAQPVSLESETESTNDIESRAHYEREWRYLRNKKQRRDAKEEQIRVARGRLESQVFHTRSPQPPEVVTFHPFDKHLAVAAKDCFGIWDWQTGTRLTYCTSRGSKMTRVTALGFINSHDVALLMTGSDDGSVRIWKNYCNMLGRDPTLLTAWQALADAQPASKSPSAGVPGSTVHNLASAGLITSWEQRSLTLAVTGDVRIVRLWDAETELKKQDIPTGADICATCLDTDDSGALMALGCGDGSVRLFDRRLPPHEARVMTWREHTAWVLGAYFRGTATGAPRLITGSLSGDIRFFDLRKNSSVNTVQTAQGITAMAVHNVADIFTCASMNQCISVYNMSGQNLNAIKSYEGFMGTRIGPVSCLNFHPYRVVLAAGCMDSSVSVYASEPRR, from the exons ATGGCGAATGAAGGAACGG ACCCACAGCTGATGAGCCCGCAAAAGGCTCTAGAGATGATAGGAAAGAACCTTCAACTGCAGTATGAGCGATGGCAACCACGTGCGAGGTACAAGCAAAGCCTTGATCCGACTGTCGAGGAAGTAAAAAAACTATGCACGTCATTGCGTCGCAATGCCAAGGAGGAGAGGGTTCTATTCCACTATAACGGTCACGGAGTTCCTAAACCCACTAGCAATGGAGAAATATGGGTTTTCAACAGG acGTACACCCAGTACATTCCTCTGTCGGTGTATGATCTGCAAACATGGATGGGAGCACCTTCTATCTATGTATACGACTGTTCGAATGCTGGAATCATCGTTGATTCCTTTCAACAGTTTGCCGAACAGCATGAGCGGGAATATGAG atgGAAAAGCAGGCAGTTCAGCACAATAGAACAGCGAGTGTAGCCAGTACAAGTGCCCCTTCCTACAAGAATTGTATACAGTTGGCAGCTTGTGCTGCTAATCAAATACTCCCGATGAATCCTGATTTGCCTGCAGATATATTCACAGCTTGTCTTACAACCCCCATTACAATCGCATTACGCTG GTTTGTCATGCAGAATACATCAAAATTAGTGCCTAAGGTGTCTCTGGACCTGATTGATAA AATACCAGGTCAGTTAACAGATCGCAGGACAATGCTGGGTGAACTAAATTGGGTCTTTACGGCCATAACAGACACCATTGCTTGGAATACGTTACCTAGAG ATCTGTTCCAAAGATTATTTAGACAAGACTTACTAGTAGCTAGTTTATTTAGAAACTTTTTATTGGCGGAAAGGATCCTTCGATCCTATGATTGTACGCCTGTTTCATTCCCAAAACTACCACCAACGTTTCAA CACCCAATGTGGCAGGCTTGGGATTTTGCTCTTGACCTTTGTTTAGCGCAACTACCAACGGTATTAGAATCGGAGATTTTATTCGTTCACTCGCCATTTTTCGAAGAACAACTCACAGCCTTCCAAGTATGGCTTACGTTGGGTTCAAAGTCTCGCAACCCTCCCGAACAGCTGCCGATTGTATTACAAGTGCTGCTGAGCCAAGTACACAGGCTCAGAGCTTTGGAGTTGCTTGGAAAGTTCCTTGACCTCGGACCATGGGCCGTAAACCTGGCCCTAAGCGTTGGGATATTTCCTTATGTTTTGAAGTTACTGCAGAGCAATGCACGAGAATTAAGACCCTTGCTAGTTTTCATATGGGCGAAAATCCTTGCCGTGGACAGT ACGTGTCAGGCAGACCTAGTGCGTGACCATGggcataaatattttctttccgttCTTCAAGATCCTACAATACCG AGCGAGCACCGAACTTTAGCAGCGTTTGTCTTGGCTAGTATCGTAAACAACTATCCAGCAGGGCAGGAAGCTGCTCTGAAAGGCAGTCTGGTGTCAATTTGTCTGGAGCAACTAGGTGACCCAAATCCTCTACTACGACAGTGGCTATGCCTCTGCCTTGCCAGACTTTGGCATAATTACGATAAAGCTAGGTGGTGCGGAGTCAGAGATATTGCGCATGAAAAACTCTATACTCTGTTGCAAGATCCAATACCAGAG GTCAGAGCAGCTGCGGTCTACGCTTTAGGAACATTCATAAACAGTGTTACTAAAAGGAGTGAACATGCCAATAACATCGATCAAATCATTGCCATGACACTTATAAACACTGTTAGCCATGATATGAGCCCTCTTGTGAGAAAG GAACTAGTGGTCGCTTTGCAATGGATGGTGCTACATTTTGAAAACTCGTTTGTAACTTTGGCAGTTGCTGAAGAAAGTAGTAGGCGGGATCCGGTCGTCGAGACTTTATCTCCATTCACAGGTATGCGTCGGATCGGTTCGAGAGATAGATTAAAGGTTCTTTCGCCAAATAACGCTTATGGCACGGATACGACAGATTTTAGCCAAGATCGCATGAAGAGAGTATCGTCTTCTTCGTCCATCAGTAGTTTAG GAAACAACTGGGAATTTGTAAGAAAACCATGCGAATCAATTG GTCAATCATCATTTGGTAATCTTCCAAGCTTGTCTTACGGAAGCGTGTACATGAAATTGTGGCATGGTCTCTGTAGCCTCGATAGTGATCCGCATCCTTCGGTCGCTTCAATGTCTCAGAAAGTTACGAACCACATTCGTAATCAG GTCAAAGAGTCTTCAGCACCAAAAGAGGTAACGGATACGAAGATACAGTCGTCACTGTCGCTTCCACCGTCGCCATCTAGTCGGACTAGCTTTCTGAC TAAGGGAGAGTCTCTTCCTACAGTCAGCGCAACCTCAGATATTCTACGACCTCCCAGGGTACCATCACACGGAAGTCGGACCAGAAAAACACCTCCGATTAATACA ATAACTGAAGAGGCTGATGAAGTTTCGGGTGTCAAAAATCCACTGACAACGTCTTTATTTGTCGAATGGAGTTGTGCCCAATTTGCCCAACCAGTCAGTTTAGAGAGTGAAACAGAATCTACCAATGACATAGAGAGTAGAGCTCATTATGAACGGGAGTGGAG ATATCTTCGAAACAAGAAACAACGAAGAGATGCAAAAGAGGAACAGATCAGAGTTGCGCGAGGAAGATTAGAGTCTCAGGTCTTTCATACACGAAGCCCTCAACCTCCTGAAGTTGTTACTTTCCACCCATTTGACAAGCATCTCGCTGTTGCAGCAAAAGATTGTTTCGG AATATGGGACTGGCAAACCGGTACAAGACTCACGTACTGCACAAGCCGCGGGAGTAAAATGACTCGGGTAACTGCATTAGGTTTCATAAATTCTCACGACGTTGCACTTTTGATGACTGGATCTGATGACGGCTCTGTAAgaatatggaaaaattattgtaacatGTTGGGTCGTGATCCTACGCTCCTCACAGCTTGGCAAGCCTTAGCAGATGCACAACCTGCTTCAAAGAGTCCCAGTg CTGGTGTCCCTGGTTCAACAGTACACAATTTAGCTTCAGCCGGCCTTATTACCAGCTGGGAACAGCGCTCGCTAACACTAGCTGTTACTGGCGACGTGCGCATCGTGCGACTTTGGGACGCTGAAACTGAATTGAAGAAACAAGATATACCTACCGGCGCGGATATCTGTGCTACGTGTTTAGACACAGATGATTCTG GCGCCTTGATGGCTTTGGGATGCGGTGATGGATCTGTGCGTCTCTTCGATCGTCGCCTTCCGCCTCATGAAGCGAGAGTTATGACATGGAGAGAACACACAGCCTGGGTTCTTGGTGCTTACTTCAGGGGTACAGCGACAGGTGCCCCCCGACTCATCACAGGTTCATTATCTGGAGATATTCGATTCTTCGATCTCAGAAAGAATTCATCTGTAAATACAGTTCAAACTGCCCAAGGAATAACTGCTATGGCTGTTCATAATGTTGCAGACATTTTTACCTG TGCATCTATGAACCAATGCATCAGTGTTTACAATATGTCAGGCCAAAATTTGAACGCAATAAAGTCCTACGAAGGTTTCATGGGTACTCGAATCGGTCCAGTCAGCTGTCTCAACTTCCATCCATACAGAGTGGTACTGGCAGCAGGCTGCATGGACAGTTCCGTATCCGTTTACGCTTCCGAGCCACGCAGATGA